From Temnothorax longispinosus isolate EJ_2023e chromosome 3, Tlon_JGU_v1, whole genome shotgun sequence, one genomic window encodes:
- the LOC139810034 gene encoding interstitial collagenase-like, translating to MSLARVITCAIIIVVAVNCKSSENEIAISYLQKYGYLDNSGAQRFSSSYNTTQELHRAVSLFQEFYRLPGDGELNEETLNQMGKPRCGVEDISERTFAPLSDKWPRKHLKWNFHLANDIILKTTRAAFDLWAANSSLTFERDSLNPDILISFREGRHAMLYSRRNKPCSSAFRGPNGDVAHAFFPTGDPNFVSEVHVDKAETWHIQLTKNPPGTYNLLQTLTHEIGHALGLPHTFREDSVMFAFVPEKTFAVQLTLEDVFSI from the coding sequence AtgtcgctcgcgcgcgtaatTACGTGCGCGATTATTATCGTCGTCGCGGTAAATTGTAAATCGAGTGAAAATGAGATTGCGATCAGTTATCTGCAAAAATATGGGTATCTGGATAACAGCGGTGCACAGCGATTTTCATCGTCCTACAACACTACGCAGGAGTTACATCGAGCCGTCTCACTGTTTCAAGAATTCTATCGACTACCAGGCGACGGCGAATTAAACGAAGAGACGCTGAATCAAATGGGTAAACCGCGATGCGGCGTCGAGGACATTTCGGAGCGCACGTTCGCTCCGCTTTCGGACAAATGGCCGAGGAAACATCTCAAATGGAACTTTCATCTGGCCAACGACATAATCTTGAAAACGACCCGAGCCGCGTTTGATCTGTGGGCAGCGAATTCGTCATTGACGTTCGAGCGCGATTCACTAAATCCCGATATTTTGATATCGTTTCGTGAGGGGCGTCACGCGATGCTATACTCCCGACGAAACAAACCGTGTTCGTCTGCGTTCAGAGGTCCTAACGGAGATGTCGCTCACGCGTTCTTTCCCACCGGAGACCCCAATTTCGTCTCGGAGGTGCACGTAGACAAAGCGGAGACGTGGCACATACAGCTGACTAAGAATCCCCCGGGGACGTACAATTTACTTCAGACGTTGACGCACGAGATCGGTCACGCTTTAGGCTTGCCGCACACCTTCCGCGAAGATTCGGTGATGTTCGCGTTCGTGCCTGAGAAGACATTCGCCGTTCAACTTACTCTAGAGGACGTTTTTTCCATTTAA